In Ailuropoda melanoleuca isolate Jingjing chromosome 7, ASM200744v2, whole genome shotgun sequence, one genomic interval encodes:
- the REXO4 gene encoding RNA exonuclease 4 isoform X1: MGKAQTPRRVPGDPLAAPALGKKPPRKKSRKKRFWESKGRETSKKPGGGPSVVVVRPPKAPEDFSQNWRALQELLKQKAQAPEKPLVSQTDSEKQPKIIPQKRKATPNTAQRSEMGTETTDPEAGGSAVPSRSPRPRKVPAPPPEANTAEHDEKGAKKRTNGDIPPKGGDVKHKKRKAEDVTAALPPALPAEEDIWFDDVDPADIEAALGPEAARIARKQLGQSASSITLVKEQAFGGLTRALAMDCEMVGVGPKGEESVVARVSIVNQYGKCVYDKYVKPTQPVTDYRTAVSGIRPENLKQGEKLEVVQKEVADMLKGRVLVGHAVHNDLKVLFLDHPKKKIRDTQKYKPFKSQVKSGRPSLKLLAERILGVRVQQAEHCSIQDAQAAMRLYILVKKEWESMAQDRRPTAPAPDGGSVSIPGRS; this comes from the exons ATGGGCAAGGCGCAGACTCCCAGGCGCGTCCCGGGTGACCCCCTGGCTGCGCCGGCGCTTGGCAAGAAGCCACCtcgaaagaaaagcaggaaaaagagatTCTGGGAAAGCAAAGGGCGAGAAACAAGCAAGAAACCGGGAGGCGGCCCGAGCGTCGTCGTGGTGCGGCCTCCAAAGGCGCCAGAGGACTTCTCCCAAAACTGGAGGGCGCTGCAGGAG CTCCTGAAACAAAAAGCACAGGCCCCGGAAAAGCCTCTTGTCTCTCAGACGGATTCCGAAAAGCAGCCCAAGATTATCCCACAAAAGAGAAAAGCGACCCCAAATACAGCACAGAGAAGTGAGATGGGGACGGAGACCACAGACCCCGAGGCCGGCGGCAGCGCTGTTCCTTCACGGTCTCCAAGGCCCAGGAAGGTGCCGGCACCCCCCCCAGAGGCCAACACAGCAGAGCACGATGAGAAAGGAGCCAAGAAAAGGACAAACGGCGACATTCCTCCCAAAGGAGGAGACGTCAAGCATAAGAAGCGGAAAGCTGAGGACGTGACTGCGGCCTTGCCTCCGGCCCTGCCCGCCGA AGAAGACATCTGGTTTGATGACGTGGACCCGGCAGACATCGAGGCAGCCCTGGGCCCCGAGGCAGCCAGGATAGCAAGAAAGCAGCTGGGGCAGAGCGCAAGCAGCATCACGCTGGTGAAGGAGCAGGCCTTCGGCGG CCTGACGAGAGCCTTAGCCATGGATTGTGAGATGGTGGGCGTGGGCCCCAAGGGGGAAGAGAGCGTCGTCGCCCGAGTGTCCATTGTGAACCAGTATGGGAAGTGTGTTTATGACAAGTACGTCAAGCCCACCCAGCCGGTGACGGACTACAGGACGGCGGTCAGCGGGATACGGccagagaacctcaagcagg GAGAAAAATTGGAAGTCGTGCAGAAGGAAGTGGCCGACATGCTGAAGGGCCGGGTCCTGGTTGGACACGCGGTGCACAACGACCTGAAG GTGCTGTTTCTTGATCACCCAAAAAAGAAGATTCGGgacacacagaaatacaaaccCTTCAAGAGTCAAGTGAAG AGTGGAAGGCCATCTCTGAAGCTGCTCGCAGAgaggatcctgggggtcagggtgcagcaggcagagcacTGTTCG ATTCAGGACGCCCAGGCAGCAATGAGACTCTACATCCTGGTGAAGAAGGAGTGGGAGAGTATGGCCCAGGACAGGCGCCCCACAGCCCCCGCTCCAGACGGCGGCAGCGTCTCCATCCCTGGGCGGTCGTGA
- the REXO4 gene encoding RNA exonuclease 4 isoform X2: MGKAQTPRRVPGDPLAAPALGKKPPRKKSRKKRFWESKGRETSKKPGGGPSVVVVRPPKAPEDFSQNWRALQELLKQKAQAPEKPLVSQTDSEKQPKIIPQKRKATPNTAQRSEMGTETTDPEAGGSAVPSRSPRPRKVPAPPPEANTAEHDEKGAKKRTNGDIPPKGGDVKHKKRKAEDVTAALPPALPAEEDIWFDDVDPADIEAALGPEAARIARKQLGQSASSITLVKEQAFGGLTRALAMDCEMVGVGPKGEESVVARVSIVNQYGKCVYDKYVKPTQPVTDYRTAVSGIRPENLKQGEKLEVVQKEVADMLKGRVLVGHAVHNDLKVLFLDHPKKKIRDTQKYKPFKSQVKIQDAQAAMRLYILVKKEWESMAQDRRPTAPAPDGGSVSIPGRS, translated from the exons ATGGGCAAGGCGCAGACTCCCAGGCGCGTCCCGGGTGACCCCCTGGCTGCGCCGGCGCTTGGCAAGAAGCCACCtcgaaagaaaagcaggaaaaagagatTCTGGGAAAGCAAAGGGCGAGAAACAAGCAAGAAACCGGGAGGCGGCCCGAGCGTCGTCGTGGTGCGGCCTCCAAAGGCGCCAGAGGACTTCTCCCAAAACTGGAGGGCGCTGCAGGAG CTCCTGAAACAAAAAGCACAGGCCCCGGAAAAGCCTCTTGTCTCTCAGACGGATTCCGAAAAGCAGCCCAAGATTATCCCACAAAAGAGAAAAGCGACCCCAAATACAGCACAGAGAAGTGAGATGGGGACGGAGACCACAGACCCCGAGGCCGGCGGCAGCGCTGTTCCTTCACGGTCTCCAAGGCCCAGGAAGGTGCCGGCACCCCCCCCAGAGGCCAACACAGCAGAGCACGATGAGAAAGGAGCCAAGAAAAGGACAAACGGCGACATTCCTCCCAAAGGAGGAGACGTCAAGCATAAGAAGCGGAAAGCTGAGGACGTGACTGCGGCCTTGCCTCCGGCCCTGCCCGCCGA AGAAGACATCTGGTTTGATGACGTGGACCCGGCAGACATCGAGGCAGCCCTGGGCCCCGAGGCAGCCAGGATAGCAAGAAAGCAGCTGGGGCAGAGCGCAAGCAGCATCACGCTGGTGAAGGAGCAGGCCTTCGGCGG CCTGACGAGAGCCTTAGCCATGGATTGTGAGATGGTGGGCGTGGGCCCCAAGGGGGAAGAGAGCGTCGTCGCCCGAGTGTCCATTGTGAACCAGTATGGGAAGTGTGTTTATGACAAGTACGTCAAGCCCACCCAGCCGGTGACGGACTACAGGACGGCGGTCAGCGGGATACGGccagagaacctcaagcagg GAGAAAAATTGGAAGTCGTGCAGAAGGAAGTGGCCGACATGCTGAAGGGCCGGGTCCTGGTTGGACACGCGGTGCACAACGACCTGAAG GTGCTGTTTCTTGATCACCCAAAAAAGAAGATTCGGgacacacagaaatacaaaccCTTCAAGAGTCAAGTGAAG ATTCAGGACGCCCAGGCAGCAATGAGACTCTACATCCTGGTGAAGAAGGAGTGGGAGAGTATGGCCCAGGACAGGCGCCCCACAGCCCCCGCTCCAGACGGCGGCAGCGTCTCCATCCCTGGGCGGTCGTGA
- the STKLD1 gene encoding serine/threonine kinase-like domain-containing protein STKLD1 isoform X2: MKAFRRSLRRRGRQGQSLTLNGCRTCWARCWTRWSTCTNWTSSTDPFQKSWMAPEALNFSFSQKSDIWSLGCIILDMVSCSFINRVEAMHLRKSIRSVPEGLTGVLQTMEEKKIPDVETFRSLLPLMLQINPSERITVRDVIHITFVNSNFRSSSVTLTLHQQVVPAFVTDLLLESNVASILEVMQNFSSRPEVQLRAMKRLLRMPDDQLGLPWPMELVEALIAIMKQHERILDIQLCACSLLLRSLGQALAQDPAAEMPSDSSVISVLLSSTWSHPESEQLVVMVYSLLTVLSSQESASEKLQKAGLFEHILEHLSTFSTNRDICINGLSLLWALMVDAIIVNKAPLEKAPVLIAEVLAAYPMDAEMAEAGCAVFWLLSLLGCIREHQFEDVAALFLRSVRLCQDRVPLVNKAYRGLASLAKVSELAALQVVVPEEGGSGLDLIQETYQLYKDDPEVVENICALLAHLTSYKEILPELVSSGIQPLVQEIKERFTSSLELVSYAETVLLRLEATTPPSSAGGQSALP, from the exons ATGAAAGCTTTCAGAAGGTCATtgagaagaagagggagacaaGGACAGTCATTGACTCTGAA TGGATGCAGAACGTGCTGGGCCAGGTGTTGGACGCGCTGGAGTACCTGCACCAACTGGACATCATCCACAG ACCCTTTTCAGAAGTCCTGGATGGCCCCTGAAGCTCTCAACTTCTCCTTCAGCCAGAAATCGGACATCTGGTCCCTGGGCTGCATCATTCTCGACATGGTCAGCTGCTCCTTCATAAAT AGAGTAGAAGCCATGCATCTGCGAAAGTCCATCCGGAGCGTCCCGGAAGGCCTGACAGGTGTCCTGCAGACCATGGAGGAGAAGAAGATCCCCGATGTGGAGACCTTCCGTTCTCTTCTGCCTTTGATGCTGCAGATCAACCCCTCGGAGCGCATAACGGTCAG GGATGTGATCCACATCACCTTTGTGAACAGCAACTTCCGGTCCTCCAGTGTCACACTGACCCTGCACCAGCAGGTGGTACCTGCCTTCGTCACCGACCTGCTGCTGGAAAGTAACGTGGCCAGCATTTTAG AGGTCATGCAGAACTTCTCCAGCAGACCTGAAGTCCAGCTCAGAGCCATGAAGAGACTCCTAAGAATGCCTGATGATCAGCTAG GTCTGCCTTGGCCGATGGAGCTGGTAGAGGCGTTGATCGCCATCATGAAGCAACACGAGAGGATCCTTGACATACAGCTGTGTGCCTGCTCCCTGCTGCTGCGCAGCCTGGGTCAAG CGCTGGCACAGGACCCGGCCGCCGAGATGCCGAGCGACAGCTCCGTCATCTCCGTCCTGCTAAGCAGCACGTGGAGCCACCCCGAGTCCGAGCAGCTCGTGGTCATGGTCTACAGCCTGCTCACCGTCCTCTCCAGCCAGG AATCGGCCTCAGAGAAGCTGCAGAAGGCTGGGCTGTTTGAGCATATCCTGGAACACCTGAGCACCTTCTCCACGAACAGGGACATCTGCATCAACGGCCTGAGCCTGCTCTGGGCCCTGATGGTGGACG CTATCATTGTGAACAAGGCCCCTCTGGAGAAAGCCCCGGTCCTCATTGCCGAGGTGCTGGCCGCCTACCCCATGGACGCGGAGATGGCTGAAGCCGGCTGCGCGGTCTTCTGGCTGCTGTCCCTGCTGG GTTGCATAAGGGAGCACCAGTTTGAAGACGTGGCGGCCCTGTTCCTGCGAAGCGTCCGGCTGTGCCAGGACAGAGTCCCGCTGGTGAACAAAGCCTACCGGGGACTGGCCAGCCTCGCGAAGGTGTCCG agctGGCGGCCCTGCAGGTGGTGGTGCCCGAGGAGGGCGGCAGCGGCCTCGACCTCATCCAGGAGACGTACCAGCTGTACAAGGACGACCCCGAGGTGGTGGAGAACATCTGTGCGCTGCTGGCCCACCTGACTTCCTACA AGGAGATCCTGCCTGAGCTGGTGTCCAGCGGCATCCAGCCCCTGGTCCAGGAGATCAAGGAGCGCTTCACCTCCAGCCTC GAGCTGGTTTCATACGCAGAGACGGTGCTCCTAAGGCTGGAAGCCACCACGCCACCCAGCTCCGCGGGAGGACAGTCGGCTCTGCCCTGA
- the STKLD1 gene encoding serine/threonine kinase-like domain-containing protein STKLD1 isoform X3, whose translation MPTSPYTGSSSSSGRASGCRTCWARCWTRWSTCTNWTSSTDPFQKSWMAPEALNFSFSQKSDIWSLGCIILDMVSCSFINRVEAMHLRKSIRSVPEGLTGVLQTMEEKKIPDVETFRSLLPLMLQINPSERITVRDVIHITFVNSNFRSSSVTLTLHQQVVPAFVTDLLLESNVASILEVMQNFSSRPEVQLRAMKRLLRMPDDQLGLPWPMELVEALIAIMKQHERILDIQLCACSLLLRSLGQALAQDPAAEMPSDSSVISVLLSSTWSHPESEQLVVMVYSLLTVLSSQESASEKLQKAGLFEHILEHLSTFSTNRDICINGLSLLWALMVDAIIVNKAPLEKAPVLIAEVLAAYPMDAEMAEAGCAVFWLLSLLGCIREHQFEDVAALFLRSVRLCQDRVPLVNKAYRGLASLAKVSELAALQVVVPEEGGSGLDLIQETYQLYKDDPEVVENICALLAHLTSYKEILPELVSSGIQPLVQEIKERFTSSLELVSYAETVLLRLEATTPPSSAGGQSALP comes from the exons ATGCCCACGTCTCCGTATACCGGGAGCTCTTCATCATCTGGAAGAGCGAG TGGATGCAGAACGTGCTGGGCCAGGTGTTGGACGCGCTGGAGTACCTGCACCAACTGGACATCATCCACAG ACCCTTTTCAGAAGTCCTGGATGGCCCCTGAAGCTCTCAACTTCTCCTTCAGCCAGAAATCGGACATCTGGTCCCTGGGCTGCATCATTCTCGACATGGTCAGCTGCTCCTTCATAAAT AGAGTAGAAGCCATGCATCTGCGAAAGTCCATCCGGAGCGTCCCGGAAGGCCTGACAGGTGTCCTGCAGACCATGGAGGAGAAGAAGATCCCCGATGTGGAGACCTTCCGTTCTCTTCTGCCTTTGATGCTGCAGATCAACCCCTCGGAGCGCATAACGGTCAG GGATGTGATCCACATCACCTTTGTGAACAGCAACTTCCGGTCCTCCAGTGTCACACTGACCCTGCACCAGCAGGTGGTACCTGCCTTCGTCACCGACCTGCTGCTGGAAAGTAACGTGGCCAGCATTTTAG AGGTCATGCAGAACTTCTCCAGCAGACCTGAAGTCCAGCTCAGAGCCATGAAGAGACTCCTAAGAATGCCTGATGATCAGCTAG GTCTGCCTTGGCCGATGGAGCTGGTAGAGGCGTTGATCGCCATCATGAAGCAACACGAGAGGATCCTTGACATACAGCTGTGTGCCTGCTCCCTGCTGCTGCGCAGCCTGGGTCAAG CGCTGGCACAGGACCCGGCCGCCGAGATGCCGAGCGACAGCTCCGTCATCTCCGTCCTGCTAAGCAGCACGTGGAGCCACCCCGAGTCCGAGCAGCTCGTGGTCATGGTCTACAGCCTGCTCACCGTCCTCTCCAGCCAGG AATCGGCCTCAGAGAAGCTGCAGAAGGCTGGGCTGTTTGAGCATATCCTGGAACACCTGAGCACCTTCTCCACGAACAGGGACATCTGCATCAACGGCCTGAGCCTGCTCTGGGCCCTGATGGTGGACG CTATCATTGTGAACAAGGCCCCTCTGGAGAAAGCCCCGGTCCTCATTGCCGAGGTGCTGGCCGCCTACCCCATGGACGCGGAGATGGCTGAAGCCGGCTGCGCGGTCTTCTGGCTGCTGTCCCTGCTGG GTTGCATAAGGGAGCACCAGTTTGAAGACGTGGCGGCCCTGTTCCTGCGAAGCGTCCGGCTGTGCCAGGACAGAGTCCCGCTGGTGAACAAAGCCTACCGGGGACTGGCCAGCCTCGCGAAGGTGTCCG agctGGCGGCCCTGCAGGTGGTGGTGCCCGAGGAGGGCGGCAGCGGCCTCGACCTCATCCAGGAGACGTACCAGCTGTACAAGGACGACCCCGAGGTGGTGGAGAACATCTGTGCGCTGCTGGCCCACCTGACTTCCTACA AGGAGATCCTGCCTGAGCTGGTGTCCAGCGGCATCCAGCCCCTGGTCCAGGAGATCAAGGAGCGCTTCACCTCCAGCCTC GAGCTGGTTTCATACGCAGAGACGGTGCTCCTAAGGCTGGAAGCCACCACGCCACCCAGCTCCGCGGGAGGACAGTCGGCTCTGCCCTGA
- the STKLD1 gene encoding serine/threonine kinase-like domain-containing protein STKLD1 isoform X1 has product MEKYQILGQMSPGALGVNLVVEETENKVKHVIKQVECIDEHQANEALEELMPLLRLQHAHVSVYRELFIIWKSEISSLFLCLVMEYNDESFQKVIEKKRETRTVIDSEWMQNVLGQVLDALEYLHQLDIIHRNLKPSNIALVSTNHCKLQDLSSHALMTDKAKWNIRAEEDPFQKSWMAPEALNFSFSQKSDIWSLGCIILDMVSCSFINRVEAMHLRKSIRSVPEGLTGVLQTMEEKKIPDVETFRSLLPLMLQINPSERITVRDVIHITFVNSNFRSSSVTLTLHQQVVPAFVTDLLLESNVASILEVMQNFSSRPEVQLRAMKRLLRMPDDQLGLPWPMELVEALIAIMKQHERILDIQLCACSLLLRSLGQALAQDPAAEMPSDSSVISVLLSSTWSHPESEQLVVMVYSLLTVLSSQESASEKLQKAGLFEHILEHLSTFSTNRDICINGLSLLWALMVDAIIVNKAPLEKAPVLIAEVLAAYPMDAEMAEAGCAVFWLLSLLGCIREHQFEDVAALFLRSVRLCQDRVPLVNKAYRGLASLAKVSELAALQVVVPEEGGSGLDLIQETYQLYKDDPEVVENICALLAHLTSYKEILPELVSSGIQPLVQEIKERFTSSLELVSYAETVLLRLEATTPPSSAGGQSALP; this is encoded by the exons ATGGAGAAGTACCAG ATTTTGGGCCAGATGAGTCCTGGGGCCTTGGGGGTGAACCTGGTGgtggaggaaacagaaaacaaagtcaaGCATGTGATAAAGCAA GTGGAATGTATTGATGAACATCAGGCCAACGAGGCTCTGGAGGAG CTGATGCCGCTGCTGAGGCTCCAGCATGCCCACGTCTCCGTATACCGGGAGCTCTTCATCATCTGGAAGAGCGAG AtctcctctctgttcctctgcctggTGATGGAGTACAACGATGAAAGCTTTCAGAAGGTCATtgagaagaagagggagacaaGGACAGTCATTGACTCTGAA TGGATGCAGAACGTGCTGGGCCAGGTGTTGGACGCGCTGGAGTACCTGCACCAACTGGACATCATCCACAG gaATCTCAAGCCCTCCAACATAGCCCTTGTCAGCACCAACCACTGCAAATTACAGGACCTGAGCTCCCACGCACTGATGACAGACAAAGCCAAGTGGAACATCCGTGCAGAGGAAG ACCCTTTTCAGAAGTCCTGGATGGCCCCTGAAGCTCTCAACTTCTCCTTCAGCCAGAAATCGGACATCTGGTCCCTGGGCTGCATCATTCTCGACATGGTCAGCTGCTCCTTCATAAAT AGAGTAGAAGCCATGCATCTGCGAAAGTCCATCCGGAGCGTCCCGGAAGGCCTGACAGGTGTCCTGCAGACCATGGAGGAGAAGAAGATCCCCGATGTGGAGACCTTCCGTTCTCTTCTGCCTTTGATGCTGCAGATCAACCCCTCGGAGCGCATAACGGTCAG GGATGTGATCCACATCACCTTTGTGAACAGCAACTTCCGGTCCTCCAGTGTCACACTGACCCTGCACCAGCAGGTGGTACCTGCCTTCGTCACCGACCTGCTGCTGGAAAGTAACGTGGCCAGCATTTTAG AGGTCATGCAGAACTTCTCCAGCAGACCTGAAGTCCAGCTCAGAGCCATGAAGAGACTCCTAAGAATGCCTGATGATCAGCTAG GTCTGCCTTGGCCGATGGAGCTGGTAGAGGCGTTGATCGCCATCATGAAGCAACACGAGAGGATCCTTGACATACAGCTGTGTGCCTGCTCCCTGCTGCTGCGCAGCCTGGGTCAAG CGCTGGCACAGGACCCGGCCGCCGAGATGCCGAGCGACAGCTCCGTCATCTCCGTCCTGCTAAGCAGCACGTGGAGCCACCCCGAGTCCGAGCAGCTCGTGGTCATGGTCTACAGCCTGCTCACCGTCCTCTCCAGCCAGG AATCGGCCTCAGAGAAGCTGCAGAAGGCTGGGCTGTTTGAGCATATCCTGGAACACCTGAGCACCTTCTCCACGAACAGGGACATCTGCATCAACGGCCTGAGCCTGCTCTGGGCCCTGATGGTGGACG CTATCATTGTGAACAAGGCCCCTCTGGAGAAAGCCCCGGTCCTCATTGCCGAGGTGCTGGCCGCCTACCCCATGGACGCGGAGATGGCTGAAGCCGGCTGCGCGGTCTTCTGGCTGCTGTCCCTGCTGG GTTGCATAAGGGAGCACCAGTTTGAAGACGTGGCGGCCCTGTTCCTGCGAAGCGTCCGGCTGTGCCAGGACAGAGTCCCGCTGGTGAACAAAGCCTACCGGGGACTGGCCAGCCTCGCGAAGGTGTCCG agctGGCGGCCCTGCAGGTGGTGGTGCCCGAGGAGGGCGGCAGCGGCCTCGACCTCATCCAGGAGACGTACCAGCTGTACAAGGACGACCCCGAGGTGGTGGAGAACATCTGTGCGCTGCTGGCCCACCTGACTTCCTACA AGGAGATCCTGCCTGAGCTGGTGTCCAGCGGCATCCAGCCCCTGGTCCAGGAGATCAAGGAGCGCTTCACCTCCAGCCTC GAGCTGGTTTCATACGCAGAGACGGTGCTCCTAAGGCTGGAAGCCACCACGCCACCCAGCTCCGCGGGAGGACAGTCGGCTCTGCCCTGA